The genomic stretch tgttatgatctatttccatgattcctttatgaacccatgactccctagtgcctttaatcaattgtttacaaacccctttaattgctttactttgttttcattaatttacattcatcttgttgattagtttagattacatctcatctctacctataatttgtgacaccctaagacatatactacttgcaattgaaatcttaaaccaatacccgtcccttgggatccgacctttacttatctctttactaagagtagtttgttaagttataaatattgttttgattggtagCTTTGACGACAAGTTTATAACCGAACCAAAAATGGTGCCGTTTGCAGGGACGGtattcaattgatttgattttcgttaattgtttttagttgtgtctttctttaccttgagggAGAGCACTTCCTCATGTACTTCTCACCTTTTTTTCTCTTAGTgtactttgcaagatggatattatagattgttgtgtagaggaccatgtgagcactactctcatcaaagaccaTTTGCATGCATTggaggccttagaagcaagtgaggccaaaaacaagcattgggcattggaagtagatctccttgaaACCGTTATAGCCAACAAAGAGCTCACTTATGAGCAATCCATATTGATAAAAGACATTCTCAAGGAAGCATGACAATCCATTAAAGAAGAACAAGCAActaaaagatcataccatgcaagTCAAGGAGCAAGTCGAATATGTCGAGGAAtttgactacaatgggtatgagGAGTTTGAGGAACAAGTCAAATATGCCATGAGGGTGGAATGTGTAATAGAGATGTAAGATGTCCCTAGTGAACCTTAAAAGGTAGAAAatgaggtacaaactccaactctaaacccccttcccccaaatttaaagtatgcttaccttgatgattCTAAAacaaaacccgtgattgttaatgaaaaaCTTAATGAGaatcaattggaaagtttgcttgatgtgttaaaataACATGAAAAgtctataggttatagtctagatgaccttaagggaataagccccgacttttgcatgcataggattcatctagagggcgaccatagacctaccatcccaGGACAAAGGAGACTatacccccacatgcaagaaattgtgaaagcggaggttatgaaattacttgatgagggaatcatttatcctatatcggattctttgtgagttagccccgttcaagtggtacccaagaaaAGAGGTACCAtggtggtaacaaatgataagaacgagctaatacccacaaggaagattaCCGGCTGGCGTATGTGTATCGATTATcctaaattgaattccgcaataagaaaggatcatttcaccctaccattcattgaccaaatgattgagaggcttgcctctagcaaattcttttgctaccttgatgggtactcgggattctttcaaatcccgatacacccgtatgaccaacacaagactactttcacatgtccctaCGGTACTTTTGCTTATAGGAGAATGCTATTCGGGCAATGTAATACCCCCGCAaccttccaaagatgcatgatgagcgtCTTTTCCGACTATTTAGAAACCATAATTgaggtttttatggatgattttagcgtttatgtaaaagactttgattcttgtttgcataacctttctcttgtattgcaaaagtgtgaagatgttagccttgtcttgaattgggaaaagtgtcatttcatggtcaatgaaggtattgacTTGGAGGAAAATCTGCCAGGTCAAGAACAAGCTCAAGCCTTTAATGTCCACGGGTGAGCCTTATACAATTCAGAAAGGGTATGGATTTCTGAAACCTCTCACTGATAAGGTTACCTGGTATCCTTGGATATTAAACAATTGGGTTTGTCCCAAGCATTCCTTCTTATGCTGGTTAGTAGCACAGAACAGGCTACTTACGCAGGATAGATTGGTAAAGATGGGCATTCTAGATAATAACTGTTGTGAAGTCTGTGGAGTTATGGCTGAGGATCACAGTCACCTCTTTTTTGGCTGTGCATTCAGTAAGCAATGTCTATTAATGGTACAACTCTGGTGCAAGGTACTTTTGCCAGCACAAGATTGTATACACTGGTGGATCACATGGAGAACTCATTCTGCTACTAAAAAGAAGGTGATTGGGGTCATTCTAGCAAGTCTCATGTATCATCTATGGCAGCACCGTAATACTtgtaggatagaccaagttgttCTGAAACCGGCGTTACTTGTTCAGAGGTTAAAGCAATATGTTAGAGCACGGCTGCAGTTGATTGACTTACAGTGTAAAAATAGGTCTGTCATTGAATGGGTGAAGGAGTTATGAGGTACCCAGCTTCATAGCTTCCTTACCTAGTTTAGGTCTTATTAAAAATGTTGTAATGGGACAATTTTTCTGATTAATGATATCTACTTacatttccccaaaaaaaaaagaaggtattgacttgggtcatttaatctcggaaaagggcatcgaagttgacaaAGCCAAAGTTGAAGTGATAGAGAATCTTCCACCTCCCATAAATGTGAGAGGAGTGCGAAGCtttctcggtcatgcggggttctatcgccgttttataaaagatttttccaaaatcgcgaaacccctcactcaacttttgcttaaggatgcccaattccaattcactaatgagtgtgttgaagcttttgatagaatcaaggaagccttaatctcggcaccaatcattcaaccactaaattgggaactaccatttgagatcatgtgtgatgcaagtaactacgccgtaggagcggttcttggccaaagGGTGGGAAAggctttgcatgctatctattacataagtaagactcttgatgccgcccAAGTCAACTATGACACCACGGAGAAggaacttcttgccattgtctatgcattgGAAAAATttcgttcctatttgcttggatcaaaagtgattgttttctcggaccaccgtgctcttagacatctcttgataaagaaagaagcaaaaccaagattgctgaggtggattttgctactccaagaatttgatttggagataagggatacgaaGGGAGCCAAGAATGTAGTAgtggatcacttgtcaagaattcgattccatGATGATGAGGGAGAAACAcccatcaatgactctttccccgatgatatttttATGGCCATCCATTCACAAATCGAGAAGCACTCAACACCATGGTTCGCCGACTATGCAAATTACATTGTGGGAGGAGTTCTTCCCCCaaacttgaactacaatcaaagaaagagattcttgtttgaagtaaagagatacttttgggatgatcccaatCTATACAAGGAATGTAGCGATGGACTCTACCGAAAATATGTTccccaatgggaagttcaagctgttttagaaggatgccattcatcaccatatggaagacatcatggagcacgaagaacaaTTGCTAAAGTCCTAAAAttgggcttcttttggcctaccatgtttgaagatgctagagaatttattccccattgtgatccttgccaaagaaccggaaacatttcttggagaaatgagatgccacaacgaggaatattggaggtagaaattttcgatgtatggggaattgactaccaaggaccattcatGTCATCTCAAGGGAACAAGTACATTCTAGTAGCAGTtgattatgtatcaaagtgggtagaagcaattgctagCCCAACCGATGACACAAAAACAGTTACTAAGCTCCTCAAGAAAGTGATCtttccaagattcggagtccctagagcaattattagtgatggagggacacacttccatgaaaagaagctcgcatctcttttgacaaagtatggtgttcaacatagaaccggcttggggtaccatcctcaaacaagtggtcaagttgaagtttctaatagagagatcaagtaaattcttgagaaggttgttaaaatgactcgtaaggattggagcatgaagcttgatgacactctttgggctgATAGGACGGTCTATatgactcccataggagcctctccttacaagctagtctatggaaaggcatgtcatttgccaattgagtTGGAGTACAAAGTCTTTTGGGCAATCAAGGCTCTCAACCTTGACCTCAAGCTAAGTGGAGAGAAGAGGATCTTCCAAATTCAACAGTTGGAGGAATTTCGACTACACTCTTACGAAAATCTatagatctacaaggaaagaaccaaattgattcatgacaagaggattaggcaaaaggccttgcacaaaggagacaatGTCCTCTTCTTCAACTCCCGATATCGACTTTTTCTCGGGAAGTTAAATtcaagatggatgggtccctatgtaatcaccgaagtgggaaagtatggagactttgagataaagTCGGAGGATGGAAACAAATTCAAGGTCAACGGTCAAAGGTTGAAAccttactatgaaggagcattcatagACGAAGTAGAGGTCCTTCGCCTCGAGCCTCTCCCGACATGACAAAGCCATCAAATGAAGGAGAGTTTGGTgcagtcctccctaaaccaccacttgtgaatatactaacccttcttacttgtatttttacttcattgcatttgcattttacTTCCTCATAAGCGTGATTTTGGCATGAGAGTTAGTGAGGGAGTGTTACTAATCTTGTCTGATAAATGAAGGATATGACAATTCTAGTGTGGTGAAGCACCTTGTTAGTTCATGAAAGAATAGAGAATAAGAGTAAAAAGGAGGATCCCCACAAGTAGACCAGAGCTCGTGGGTACTGAGGGCAATCCGAGCGGCTCCAGGTTCGATCCGCGCGTCCTGCTGTCGGGACGTGGGGGCTGGGAGGCTTCAAATTGTGGGAGAAAGTCATGTAAGGAAATCTGCGCAAGCCGAGCTCAGGACACTCGTCCTCTACAACAATCCGCTCGAGCTGTTATGGAGCCGCGGGTCCTGGCACTACTCAAATTGATGAAAGTTCGCTGTGAGAAAATTTGAATGTCCCAGTCTTGATCTGAGCGTCTCAGCAGGAATCCGCTCGAGTTGGGCATAATCCGCACGTCCTAGCAGTGTTTGCTACTTCAAAAAGCCCTGTGAGAAAATCTGCTCGGCCCGACATCAATCTGCACGTCCCCGCTACAGAAAAAGATGCTCGAGCCGTCCATGATCCGCATGTCTCCCTCCTGTGCCACTCTATGCCCAGACCGACCCTGACAGCAGACAACAGTAatcaaacaacaatctatgacaacacgaaaaaaatactcgtatcacaacacgaattactgTACAcagtgcacaacaaccacatcgatagtcatcgcaacttttacaatctcataacactgactcagcacaacttccttaaccagaagactttcttaaaaccgcTCTACTAGATCACGATGCATTACACGGAATCACAGATACCAACCTTATGAacattatccataccatgactcaggaggtcagaacctcacacaaacatttacacatatcatggacccataatcgaatgtaactagccaatcctgattacgtaagttaccacttgaaaatgaatacctctcatccagacttaactcaggtgcccttcataacatatcctctcatacacacaattatcaccacccgacgaacgtagccatatcatcagtactcaacttccagcgaacacctcatatatccatatCTTATACTCCCTCTCAACCATACATACTAATcagtctccacaaaatcaaccccattagaacaactaacttccctaatataacatcatcctcaaccactagtgacaacaatacgacaccaccatccttcatgtgaccGCTCTTTTACAAAcgcttcttaatataacaattcaTTTTCGCCTTTTGGTTGTCATCTCGaataacgaacatcgaatccatcaacaaaatttacttcaacattctttccaatttcattcttaattgtatcgtcacttAACTCTCCATCAAAATCTTATATCGTGCAAACACTATATgagcttcttactcccttaatacctcgaaaccgACGGCTAACCTGTTGTCCTGAACTCttatataactattaactcacaccctctcataATGCTATCGtgcatttccatgattccttactttcatgtcccATAACTTTGATCAACGTTCTCACAAGTTACCTCCATCCAATAATACCACTTAATAATttatcttcttccttcttctgCCTAACTCCTTAataatccgattaccttcttgttgttccacaactcaaattccattaattcatatcgatatcttctctttctttcttatcactgatcCTCTCCCATCATACTATTCAATcgcacttgtcaccatcaagtccccaCAACTAACGGTTACACTTTAATTAGTTATATCTCCCTTTTGTATCCCTAGAAAACCAACcattcacctcataccgttaattgcccaaagaattataaACTAGGCTTGCCTTTTGATAATCCAAACTACCAAACtcggtcactatctacaaatcgacgtcgcgacataactccatctaagttcactacaTACCCCTCTTCCCTATCCCTCTAcaacaacctttcattacatataaccttaagcaacacaatcctaaccgtctccctccataaatccttacacatcccaatatgaaactattcgtatccctcatctcaatctttcattctcacgtttcgtTACACTTACATcgcccttgcccatatacacttacttttatactactcaacccacgactatatctctcatcatatctcacaaaacatgctccttatCTCGATTTGCTCATCAAtctacccttttctttttccactatccctcacaaccacatataactcatgttcttcttatccaacacctatccctcataagccggcattctccttatcatagcatttggtaacttacgtatcaagaccgtcacatatataaaagaatgctttaagacccaaaacatacatgtgtacataccctacgactcaaaacaaatataagaacatagccaccgactcaataTGATCACCCAAAGAGGTACTTAGTCGAGTACAtggcatactaggtcgagtacagggtactcggtcgagtaatgagactactcggcctaGTTCACGACTCCGGAAGCTGAACAGACTTATCACAGacagattactcggccgaatatggaatactcggtcgagtatgaaagatactcggccgagtagagcctactcggtcgagtatcggcacagTTCTCAACACCGTCCAGGTtttgtaaaacggtcatatctcactcgttacttagTCATTTTGGgggtgtgacctatcgttagaattgtaagaagacaagatatcacctccaattggaatcacagcaatatcatttctagaactcgccttatgacagttttaagacaacccttccataatcggtcTTTATAGAAATCAATTTTTCCTAAGAAAACACCTTGAACAtgaataaaacaaacaataacgacccaatacttcaagaaaccagtacatagatgaacctttatcatactcacatgaaaattaaacacgacattcatatatatagatgcatgaccttaatcacgtgctactaccaacaaaccaaacattaacatcatcatgatcatatataCATGcaccactacccttttgaaatccacataataaacacttaacatgccaacatatttcacgcttaaagtttaacatcaacaaatttTCAATATATCTTTCAACTACAATCAcgttccacttctttcatcatttcattcaATCATGCACAACACTCATGCCACATGTACTACACACACATGACTCGACACACAACagttccccccatgtgaccgacttgagatcgtaagggccgtAATAccacttcgggacgtctcccaagtctttgcggtagctccaaataactctccccgggttcattttatttagactccctaagttcattgggttcattagttttagatgCCAGAATCGtcgtctctgataccactttgtaacaccccctcataccaaggtaccttaccaggactaccccagcatgtaaggctgttaccatctcggttacccgaggttagtaAATATCAATAGCAACagtcccaaacacatttattaagtacgagaattataaaagttacatgtCTCAAAATCCAACAAAAGAAATATCCAAATGCTAGCTACTACAAAACAACAGCTAAGACTCATGACGGTGATAACTAATCCAGCGTGatgactctcccatgaccgccCCAAGGTCACCAAATGCATCaactgtcacaatctgctcaccatccccgaatggatcaccacagattttacaaaacaacaacggggtcagttctgcataattaaaataagaaaagTGCATAAAGTAACCAGCTGCTCATCCTCCGTCCCCGTTCtctcgatctcacacagtaaccaactacacaccgaagtgtgtagccctgccagagtacccatcacaacaggtagcccacgccgccagtggtggaccgcaaccaatccccaccaaaatcccgctcatcaacgagcgataaccctattccttaatgtgcacattccctcccgtgacgggttccacagagggcgaactagggcgtgaagccactcccgcaagtgactccaccacaaccatcataacatcatcacaaccaccacacGACCACCataccaacactccgatgatcagcagacaacaatcatacacagtacaatcacaacatctcaaattaattaaacacaactgtgtagggaaaccctaccttttcgcaatccaagcataCACAAGCATTCAATAGCAATTCCCCATGACATCGTCACCTACACAGaataatcacataattccaattaccacatgctaaaacccttttcccccaaatcacataTTAGGGCAAAATcctaaaagacaaattaatgaaacttatgaaatcagaggcttaccgacacaatcgacgcaaggaaagatgaactagactcacgaacaatccacgcagttgagagagagatttggagaggattagagttacgttctgtagtttaggttttgtaaaatgactAGAAACTCTAAAACGCGTCttaatataactctaatcctttctaaatcaaaccgcggaaaataacacccgccagaccggatactcggtcgagtatagagtatactcggccgagtatcctctttCGGTTGAGTATtcaacatactcggccgagtgttcctgggcagtagccaaacagggaACACGACacgctttactcgaccgagtaggccatactcggtcgagtaccagcctatgaaaaccatagtattacatcgatccataaaggatcggagccaagaagcattagTGAATGGTGGAGAGGTTCCACTAGTTGAAGCGGATAAAATCGGAGTTGTCATtgcaaattaatcaaattgactacaaaaaggaaataaaggaaataattaacatttatcattttacttgtaaacatttttaacaaggtttaaaattatgcatttatataatgacctcgcacctaagTTAtaaaaatgattccgagatctaTCTTTGCACAAACAgtggcacgggaaaccgatatatcccatacttgcataaatttggtgaattaactctttaattgattctactatagaactctcggtcgatgcatttcataaattccatctctagccccggaacataagactaatCATTATATCcggttgagtccaaccaaatttcgcgtgtaataacattttattaccccacttacccaatgaaaaatgaaagtaccctgggaaaccgaatctaccccaaatgtcaaagggattcatgagtcctactatttggtaaggctaatctcaattttaaatatgtgtgaggtcttgtcgatttattatctatcatctttaagtgaactaagttgatgaatacttgataattataattgacaatagttGATAAGatgataaaatatgcatgtgaagttatggtgatttggcaatgcatgcaaacatataaagcaagcaaataaagaaaaataaattttcttgtatggcctttcctaaaatagaaaatcttatatcctattacatattcggaaaccaactcctttggtcccttgagtcttcatgtGACACGTCTCCTAAGGATAGACACCGttttgatcggaactcctttccgaacgGCATCGTCttttggaaactccggaattacaattaattaaataataaaaatgtACATagcacttcctattatacatttgtaaaataaaatctaataaaaataaaagtgatacgagatcacattaaattacaactgaattaatattcccttacattaagTGTAATATCGATtgaaactaaggccatactaagataaaattacaaaattcaaaattatataaatataatatgacattcatcaatgaaaaatTCAGCATAATAATATGTAATTAACATGCGATATTATGTGCTAAATCGACCTATTTAAACTTACATAATAAATATAAACCAGTTTTATGGATATTCACgatctttaacttattaaaatcgcaaaataatactaaaatataattttagtccaagttaattatcctaacctttcaGGActtaaaaattagtcatcactcaatttttgacaataattcaacttgatttaacatttatgctcataatagaccttaaaatcataacttttatgaaataaatccaaatttaattacaataatttcaaaatttgaattttaaattttttaacattctggaataattccattacactcataatttcaaaaatcaaggttaaaatttttcgaatttatttcgagaaaaatatagttgcgatttatcggttttatcaaataaaacatctaaagcatataaaAATTAATCCACTCAATGTCCCAACTTTAGATCTTATATGTGGCAtgtaaatgcaacctaaaataattttctcatgccatgtaattcgttttaggtatttttgctaaaatagtcactatttatgtcatttttacactaaaaattcataaatcatgcaaaatgaatggtgttcatctcaaattttacacacagtgagtaaaagctgcatgtgacaacatattaaaatttcatggcctgttttgaagtttaactatttttaaccattttacctctatttatttcatttttatcacataaaaatcataaatcatacaaaataaatcaaatttatacaaacttttacatacaataagcaaaatatgcatgtgaggtcatataaaaatttcaaggtcagaaactaagtctaactatttttagcattttaaataccattttattcattaaaatgtaataaaatcactaaaaatcattaaaatgagccaaaattacaataaatcatcaaaatgacctaaaaacattttaggaccataatatccaacatgcaaaaattttcgtgactttattttataaatcacaaaatatctagttttatatgttttacatttaattcgggaaaactataaaccgattatgcatgcaacgacctatgctctgataccacttgaaagggaTTCTTAATCCTctaattaaacttatttaattataggtctaaattactcattgatttagatgatgatctagtgcatgcataacataatataaAGAGAAAGtaagaacaatgttccttacattgtagaaatcggttttagggcacaagtgaggacaCCTTCctacacttgttcttgagctacaagtttatggatgatcctccaaaatcccaaagtagatattctcctcttgatttcaccaagactatcccttaattctaataatatattaactagatatattagaaaccttaaaatttaatctaatattatttcttattactcctttagtaatctaaataaatatttgattttgaacaAATGTATATTCTAAAACCTTTTTTAGAGAGAGGAGAGAATGTGAGAGAAATTGTCTAAAAActaaaaatgtaagaatgaattcatataagaataagaataagaacaattttATTCTTATAATGGGGGTgtaaaaaccggtgggaggggttAGGCcatggagccaatgcatgcctttcaCTTTTGCAACTGTTCTTCTCAAAATAAAACTAGGGTGTAGTCTAGTCTATAttggtaatcattgtgttttcaacaattgaaaaacaaataaccatttcaccctaattacctctaaaaaccggtgccgcctttgtaaaatggaatccattttatttttgtcaattgtcatttggtCATATAATTtttaacatgtaacatgtaacacgttattaatatattaatgcatgtttaacaattaaatatcattacatatattaatttaattatgtaTAACagttgactagtaattcataatcacaagtatataaaatgggtcatgttcatataatctacaacatattgtaattataattaaccgatcattcttaatttaattgtttcatggacaaaattttagtaatataatacTTTATTTAataaaacgaatcttatttaatcaaattacaataggatatatatattcttactcacatataTAAATTATTCGATTTTAAGGAATTAACTAATCTGTATCATATGCAATTAATtgatttatccattaagggaatcgtcctttaggtgtgaccttaagggatcaattgatcaccaccgtcaaacgatagtaatgtcaaactctagtaagccaatcattatcgattaatgttgatcagttgacttatataaatgaatcatccctttacgtatttttatcatgagtttcaataatgtgatcgcactattgttgaggacacatactccaacacaaaACACATCCctacccattctttgaagcatcggtatatacttcaaagttctcacaaccctcaagtaaagctaggataggagctgtggtcaaacactcctttaaagtctggaacgccgtctcacaactcttatCCCATCGAaaactggtctctttcctcatcagagctatcataggccgtgctatcatagaaaagtccttcacgaacctcctgtagtaaccaactaaacccaagaaactctaaatctcagcaacattcttcggtgattcccacttggtcactacctcaatcttgctaggatccaccgacacaccctttttagatatcacatggcccatAAAAGGCACTTcctctaaccaaaactcgcacttggataacttggcatataactgattatctcgcaaggtctgcaaaactaatctcaggtgctcctcatgctcctccttagtcttggagtagactaagatgtcatcgataaaaatgaccacaaacttgtccaagaacggactaaaaaccttgttcataagatccatgaaagctGTTGGTGCATTcgttaacccaaaaggcat from Silene latifolia isolate original U9 population chromosome 2, ASM4854445v1, whole genome shotgun sequence encodes the following:
- the LOC141641075 gene encoding uncharacterized protein LOC141641075 produces the protein MKVLTWRKICQVKNKLKPLMSTGEPYTIQKGYGFLKPLTDKVTWYPWILNNWVCPKHSFLCWLVAQNRLLTQDRLVKMGILDNNCCEVCGVMAEDHSHLFFGCAFSKQCLLMVQLWCKVLLPAQDCIHWWITWRTHSATKKKVIGVILASLMYHLWQHRNTCRIDQVVLKPALLVQRLKQYVRARLQLIDLQCKNRSVIEWVKEL